The following nucleotide sequence is from Chloracidobacterium validum.
TTGGCCGGCATCTGCGCGGGATGGGCAAACACACGTCGGTAGGTCGAAGAAACCACCCACAGGTTAGCCGAGAAAACCAAAAACGGTGGCAGCGCCAACCCAAACAGGATTGCCCACTGCCACCGGGCCAGGCGAGGTTTGCGCCTCATCATCTGGTTGGGCGAAGGAGCGGCTCAAGCTGTAACGAGGCTGCGCTCCAGGCACTGCCGACGCAACTCAACCCGGTAGTCATAAAGCACCTTGTGAACTTGGCGTGGCGTGACACCTCCGACCTTTTCGGCAATGGTCGTGTGGAGGGCACGCTCGGGTGGGGCATCCTGGTTCAAGTAGTTCTGATACTCAGCCAGAATGGCCGCTTGCTGCTGGGGTGTGACCTCTGGCAGGTCGGGCGGAAACTTGCTGTCGTCGTAGAGAACATCAATCCACCGCAACACTTGGTATGGGGTGACGAAACTGAGTTCGTGAGCAATGGCTTCGGGTAGCTCCTCGTAGGACTCATCGCTTTCACTCAAGTGCCTACAGAAAGCTTTCTCGATTAGGAAGAGTTGCTGGCGCGTGGGTTTGGGCGTGGGCGATTGCTCGTACTGCGACTGCGCCCACTGTCGGATGACAAGCACGACGGAATCAAGGCTCACCCCGAGTTGTTGGGCGATGAAGCGTCGCCGTCCACCTGGGGGCCGCTGTCCAGTCTCGATGAAGTGCCGGTACATGGCGATGGCCTGTTCGCGTTGAGCCGGTGTGAGGTCAATCGTGGCCGTCTCGAGTGCAGCGCGGAGTTCTTGAATGACTTCCGAGACGACGGCACGGCTCACCCATAGTTGCTGGGAGATGGCCGTGTGAATCCGCCGCAGGTAGCGTTCGATTTGCTTGGCATCGAGTGGAATGGCGCTGCCGGGCACGGTCTGAAGATGCTGGAACGCCGCAGCGATGCGCGCGCGCACTTCAGGCGTCAGCGTGCGGACTTGTGGTTGGCGCTGCCGGGCGATGCCTTTTTGGCGCTTGCCGTTTGGCAGACCCATCGGCGGGCGACCACCCATGACGACTTTGGCTAGTTTTGGGGAGGACGGCGCCGACCCCGTTGGCAGGTGTCCGCTTGGTTCATGCCCAGCCCGCCGTGGCTGATGCTTGGCGCAAAAACGCGCCTTGCGATCGGTGGAAAAGAACGTCGTGCCACACTGGTCGCAGGAACGGCGAAACTTCATCCCTGTCATAATTCGCGACCTCGTTTGGGCGCTCCTGTGGGACGCGCGGAATTGGAAGAGTCTTTAGAAAAGTTATGTCACACAAGAGCTGAAATCAATGTGAAGCTGACGGTGACGTGGCAGGCGGCAGTGTGGCCTCTTGTTCATCGAGTTCACGCTTGATGGCATCCAGGACGCCGTTGATGAATTGGGACGCTTCGGGCGTGCTGAATCGCCGGGCGACTTCTAGCGCCTCATTGATGACAACCGCACGGGGCGTCTCGGTTTCATACAAAAATTCATAAACTGCGACCCGGAGGATATTGCGATCCACAATTGCCATGCGTGAGATGCGCCAATGGTCAGTGTGTCGGCTAATCACCAAGTCAATATCAGATAGATGGTTGACAACCCCGGTGACGATCT
It contains:
- the nusB gene encoding transcription antitermination factor NusB yields the protein MGSRRRARECALQMLFQYDLSQPSLDYLFESYWNELTELKKEHRIEVPAFANQIVTGVVNHLSDIDLVISRHTDHWRISRMAIVDRNILRVAVYEFLYETETPRAVVINEALEVARRFSTPEASQFINGVLDAIKRELDEQEATLPPATSPSASH